In a single window of the Mauremys reevesii isolate NIE-2019 linkage group 3, ASM1616193v1, whole genome shotgun sequence genome:
- the ZNF512 gene encoding zinc finger protein 512 isoform X3, with product MRGIKTNINKSSEKKGESPSRGKRKSEREDDEDYEEFSRKKQKVPARKKQRAGVQQNPKSKGRYVRKEPPTYAAGSMEEQWYLEILSKGRVTCPTCRAVVRKTVEGLKKHMANCRQEMFTCHHCGKQLRSLAGMKYHIMADHNNLPVVKEGGELDEQCERDRLRKVLKRMGKLKCMREGCTGSFTSIMGYLYHMKKCGKEASELEKMTMKCRHCGKAYKSKAGLVYHLRSEHGPVTFLHEEERPESLKEMTLEPSSAGRVQRKSAKVAVYYLHELANEELAKEWPKKKVLQDLVPDDRKLKYTRPGLPTFSQDVLCKWKSEIKMYRRVHCPNQGCESVYGSVSGLKSHLGTCTLGDFVAGKYKCLLCEKEFISESGVKYHINSVHAEDWFDVNTTNKKSFEKLMKIRQREDEQRKQRKKCIAARSRKKRPGIVSAKKLLGAGAERSRRRSKRGHSQLVDNESRSSEEEEEEPQAAQRAETPKTIRKRGRK from the exons ATGAGGGGAATAAAAACCAATATTAATAAATCCTCAGAGAAGAAAG GAGAATCACCTTCCAGAGGAAAGAGGAAATCTGAGCGAGAGGATGATGAAGATTATGAAGAATTTTCCAGAAAGAAGCAGAAAGTTCCTG CAAGGAAAAAGCAACGAGCTGGGGTGCAACAAAATCCCAAATCCAAAGGGCGTTATGTGCGGAAAGAGCCACCAACGTATGCAGCAG GCAGTATGGAGGAACAGTGGTACCTGGAGATCCTAAGTAAGGGCAGAGTTACCTGTCCAACATGCAGAGCTGTGGTCAGGAAGACTGTAGAGGGACTGAAGAAACATATGGCGAATTGCAGACAG GAGATGTTCACGTGTCATCACTGTGGAAAACAGCTCAGGTCTTTGGCAGGAATGAAATACCACATCATGGCAGATCACAACAACCTG CCAGTTGTGAAGGAGGGAGGTGAATTAGATGAGCAGTGTGAACGAGACCGCCTCCGGAAGGTGCTGAAACGAATGGGAAAGCTAAAGTGTATGAGGGAG GGATGTACAGGCAGCTTCACCAGCATAATGGGATACCTGTACCATATGAAAAAGTGTGGGAAGGAGGCCTCTGAGTTGGAGAAAATGACCATGAAATGTCGTCACTGTGGGAAAGCATACAAGTCAAAGGCAGGGCTTGTTTATCACCTTAGGTCTGAGCATGGGCCG GTCACTTTCCTCCATGAAGAAGAGAGGCCTGAGAGTCTGAAGGAAATGACCCTGGAGCCCAGTAGTGCAGGCAGAGTCCAGAGAAAATCTGCTAAGGTGGCAGTCTATTACCTTCACGAGCTAGCTAATGAAGAGCTGGCCAAGGAGTGGCCTAAGAAGAAGGTTCTACAGGACCTAGTCCCAGATGATCGGAAG CTGAAATACACCCGGCCCGGACTGCCCACATTTAGTCAGGATGTGTTGTGCAAGTGGAAATCGGAGATAAAGATGTACCGAAGGGTCCACTGTCCAAACCAG GGCTGTGAGTCTGTATATGGCAGTGTCTCAGGACTCAAATCTCACCTCGGCACCTGCACCTTG GGAGACTTTGTGGCTGGGAAATACAAGTGTCTCCTATGTGAGAAGGAATTCATATCAGAGAGCGGGGTCAAGTATCACATCAACTCTGTGCATGCTGAG GACTGGTTTGATGTGAATACCACTAACAAAAAAAGCTTTGAGAAGCTGATGAAAATCCGCCAGAGAGAAGATGAGCAGAGAAAGCAGCGAAAGAAGTGTATTGCAGCTCGGAGCAGAAAGAAAAGGCCTGGAATTGTATCTGCCAAGAAGCTCCTTGGTGCAGGGGCCGAGAGAAGCAGAAGAAGGAGTAAGAGGGGGCATTCCCAGCTGGTGGACAATGAGAGCAGGagcagcgaggaggaggaggaggagccccaAGCTGCACAGAGAGCAGAAACTCCAAAAACTATCCGCAAACGGGGCAGGAAATAG